A single genomic interval of Alistipes provencensis harbors:
- a CDS encoding glycoside hydrolase family protein: MKYGLMTAAMTATLWLAGCGPSMHLPAADGNVGVAPNGTITFRTDGTKSSYVPVFTIIRTPRDPELKMRPAGIENVLYNAATWRSESGDARRVERTDDQVGDGFDTSILEGAVESRTFSLFNIGENIEMHPSGAVADDGKIRFTYPEHELFALEAELGVDSVSGCPMLSCTLRPKAGGYYSVGFTGYEATDTARVAELWQPMIWQERRFPDRSYATLAFRCPVPSAFVTTDGVSRGIVAHPTEFPFNPLPTAENSRFCIALRTADGKAAPMLFAPVPGGAESKMTAGDIYRFNALLFACKGNTTDAVQRTAERIYAFRDLRRNDISTLNSTISNIIGYTMSRYSWFIDEQKGCAYSTDVPGAVKNVSALNPLEIALLNDNEAVYEKRAYPILEYMLSREKFLFSADSTQRIQYPSRKLDGPCAPISELTTLYNILQRKDPFLVRLAGQEYGKSRVRNLDVREEGRTWKNALHLYRATLDTAYLNEAMRGADAYIAARIDTPASDFSDPAAGGFFFWTGFAPKWIDLLELYETTGEKRYLEASHRGARLYTQYIWYCPQVPDTDIVVNPDGKAPNYAYLKQKGHARMDAPREETPAWRLSEIGLTPESSGTCTGHRAIFMANYAAWFVRLAHYTGDDFLALIAKNAIVGRYRNFPGYHINTARTTIYEKEDYPLRGHKELGVNSFHYNHIMPQVSLLYDYLITDALYRSRGAIRFPDEFIEAYAYLQSKFYGHRPGEFYGEQAWLWMPDGLAESSDIELNYVAARGGDALYLAFSNQCDREVVSTVRLDTERLGIGRNTTCKVRLLSPEGSCKDAHGGEFEVTVKPNSLTAVKIEGVRPKVAVQQRLLAVPEAWSKDYAASGDDRVRCMVLNTGKDDCHAYIYFNISDTEYASATAEVNGKRLSSTTYPYEFTFPTDAARLEIRTSARKKDGSVREWETLILEK; encoded by the coding sequence ATGAAATACGGATTGATGACAGCGGCAATGACCGCAACCTTATGGCTGGCAGGCTGCGGCCCGTCGATGCACCTCCCGGCGGCGGACGGCAATGTCGGCGTCGCACCCAACGGCACGATCACCTTCCGGACGGACGGCACGAAGAGCAGCTATGTCCCGGTTTTCACAATCATCCGCACGCCCCGCGACCCGGAGCTGAAAATGCGTCCGGCAGGGATCGAGAACGTGCTGTACAATGCCGCAACATGGCGTTCGGAGAGCGGCGACGCCCGGCGTGTCGAGCGCACCGACGACCAAGTCGGCGACGGATTCGACACGAGTATCCTCGAAGGAGCCGTCGAATCCCGCACCTTCTCGCTCTTCAACATCGGCGAGAATATCGAAATGCACCCCTCCGGGGCTGTTGCCGACGACGGGAAAATCCGCTTCACCTACCCCGAGCACGAGCTTTTCGCACTCGAAGCCGAACTGGGCGTCGACTCCGTGTCGGGCTGCCCGATGCTCTCCTGCACGCTGCGGCCCAAGGCCGGCGGCTACTATTCGGTGGGGTTCACCGGCTACGAGGCGACCGATACGGCACGCGTCGCGGAGCTGTGGCAGCCGATGATCTGGCAGGAGCGCCGCTTCCCCGACCGCAGCTATGCCACGCTGGCGTTCCGCTGCCCGGTGCCGTCGGCGTTCGTCACCACCGACGGCGTAAGCCGCGGCATCGTGGCCCATCCCACGGAATTTCCCTTCAACCCGCTGCCCACCGCCGAGAACAGCCGCTTCTGCATCGCGCTCCGCACGGCCGACGGCAAGGCCGCACCGATGCTTTTCGCCCCCGTTCCGGGCGGCGCGGAGTCGAAAATGACAGCGGGGGACATCTACCGCTTCAACGCACTGCTGTTCGCCTGCAAAGGCAACACGACCGATGCCGTACAGCGCACCGCCGAACGCATCTACGCCTTCCGCGACCTGCGACGCAACGACATTTCGACGCTCAACAGCACCATCTCCAACATCATCGGCTACACGATGAGCCGCTACAGTTGGTTCATCGACGAGCAGAAGGGATGCGCCTACTCGACCGACGTGCCGGGCGCCGTGAAGAATGTCTCGGCGCTCAACCCGCTGGAAATCGCCCTGTTGAACGACAACGAAGCCGTTTACGAAAAACGCGCCTACCCCATTCTGGAATACATGCTCTCACGCGAGAAATTCCTCTTTTCGGCCGACTCGACGCAGCGCATCCAGTACCCGTCGCGCAAGCTCGACGGCCCCTGCGCCCCCATTTCGGAACTGACGACACTTTACAACATCCTCCAGCGCAAAGACCCGTTCCTCGTGCGCCTCGCCGGACAGGAATACGGCAAAAGCCGCGTGCGCAACCTCGATGTCCGGGAGGAGGGCCGCACCTGGAAAAACGCCCTGCACCTCTACCGGGCCACGCTCGACACAGCCTACCTGAACGAAGCCATGCGCGGCGCCGATGCCTATATCGCAGCCCGCATCGACACCCCGGCGTCCGATTTCTCGGACCCTGCGGCCGGAGGCTTCTTCTTCTGGACGGGTTTCGCCCCCAAGTGGATCGACCTGCTGGAACTTTATGAAACGACGGGCGAAAAGCGTTACCTCGAAGCATCTCACCGCGGCGCACGGCTCTACACCCAGTATATCTGGTACTGCCCGCAGGTTCCCGACACAGACATCGTCGTGAACCCCGACGGCAAAGCCCCGAACTACGCCTATCTCAAACAGAAAGGACACGCCCGCATGGATGCCCCGCGGGAAGAGACCCCCGCGTGGCGACTCTCCGAAATCGGACTCACCCCCGAATCGTCGGGGACCTGCACGGGACACCGCGCTATCTTCATGGCCAATTACGCCGCTTGGTTCGTACGACTGGCCCACTACACGGGTGACGATTTCCTAGCCCTGATCGCCAAGAACGCCATCGTCGGACGCTACCGCAACTTCCCGGGCTACCACATCAACACGGCCCGCACGACGATCTACGAAAAGGAGGATTATCCGTTGCGCGGACACAAGGAATTAGGGGTCAACTCGTTCCATTACAACCACATCATGCCGCAGGTATCGCTGCTCTACGACTACCTCATTACCGACGCACTATACCGCAGCCGGGGCGCAATCCGGTTTCCCGACGAGTTCATCGAAGCCTACGCCTACCTGCAAAGCAAATTCTACGGACATCGCCCGGGCGAGTTCTACGGCGAGCAGGCATGGTTGTGGATGCCTGACGGACTGGCTGAAAGTTCCGACATCGAACTCAACTATGTGGCCGCCCGCGGCGGGGATGCGCTCTACCTCGCCTTCTCGAACCAATGCGACCGCGAGGTCGTCTCCACGGTCCGACTCGACACCGAACGGTTGGGCATCGGCCGGAACACAACCTGCAAAGTCCGCCTGCTGAGTCCCGAAGGCTCGTGCAAAGACGCGCACGGAGGTGAATTCGAAGTCACCGTCAAACCCAACTCGCTGACCGCCGTGAAGATCGAAGGCGTCCGGCCGAAAGTTGCCGTCCAACAGCGTCTTCTGGCGGTTCCCGAGGCATGGAGCAAGGATTATGCGGCCAGCGGCGACGACCGTGTGCGCTGCATGGTGCTCAACACGGGAAAAGACGACTGCCACGCCTACATCTATTTCAACATCAGCGACACGGAATACGCATCGGCAACGGCTGAGGTCAACGGCAAACGCCTCTCTTCGACGACGTATCCCTATGAATTCACCTTCCCGACCGACGCCGCACGTCTGGAAATCCGGACTTCGGCCCGGAAGAAGGACGGCTCCGTCAGGGAATGGGAAACCCTCATACTCGAAAAATAG
- a CDS encoding fasciclin domain-containing protein, whose translation MKTFTITTLLALLCSFLPARAQQTGEIGGEALQQLSRTDNGKYERYVTEYKRMYAMYTGDDSFADYLTDGKKYTVIVPDNTAIEVYYRTEGSANGNPPRLRNTLKYNIIKGKYTLEAFKDGQTLYTLFPSHPLTVTVKKDKVYLTDKQGNRVRLDKSFESGNIIFYPVKILLRY comes from the coding sequence ATGAAAACCTTCACGATCACAACCCTGCTGGCGCTACTCTGCTCGTTCTTGCCGGCCCGGGCGCAGCAGACCGGAGAGATCGGCGGCGAAGCGCTGCAACAGCTCTCCCGGACCGACAACGGAAAATACGAACGTTACGTCACCGAATACAAACGCATGTATGCGATGTACACGGGCGACGACTCGTTCGCCGACTACCTGACCGACGGCAAAAAATACACGGTGATCGTCCCCGACAACACCGCCATCGAGGTCTACTACCGCACCGAGGGTTCGGCCAACGGCAATCCCCCGCGCCTGCGCAATACCCTAAAATACAACATCATCAAAGGGAAATACACGCTCGAAGCATTCAAGGACGGGCAGACGCTCTACACCCTTTTCCCGAGCCATCCGCTGACCGTAACGGTCAAGAAAGACAAGGTATACCTTACCGACAAGCAGGGAAACCGGGTCCGTCTGGACAAATCCTTCGAATCGGGCAACATCATCTTCTATCCCGTAAAAATACTGCTCAGATATTGA
- a CDS encoding glycoside hydrolase family protein, with the protein MKKALCILALLGPLTLFGSGPRIGDSRIGISWQKSSEGWKPRKMELRDGGQTFIWGIPDGSYTVLYTPEAPSKEGEIVVNRGGDTLCFDIDRFHCIAPSYRKATSSVPLNRAGEAFRLVPEEMHRNGDTLRFEAAGEPGRLTAEWWADAAHPGDLCVRTTFTAARAGYYSLSTPATATLPEEQLAWGCVPGFFQGDAIEPDFHLAYMYGQGLPHLPVVCNENTVTTMASLLTDRQGLTLAVIPEPGYDRKPYENDRRTHGECWRTGLSHMTRDGRLCPTVWHPVLGEEGSWLEAGGQTRFAFRYTLRRADWYAVFKHAVYDIYGLKEELALRRSRFSLTDRIEAIYRYVCDDSLSLWRTERCEGVEIGAQAYLGSVVGSEKDAMKNADAGAVWMLAAMTGDSLLRYGRLPYIRNFKLMQQGGHGDRNRGAALGQYYLSKKGIFVEEWGSHIEPIGITYYTLIDIGNILLFEPQDTLLREKLREGADLLLSLQHPDGSFDVAYDKLTGKALFTDLEDLRPTFYGLLVAHRILGERRYLDAALRGADWYVAHAVDRGRFLGVCGDARFINDFATVQSAQALLETYEASGDKRYFDAAVRAARLYACSIYTHARSEDAPVRLKGRELRDWQLSQTGLCFEHGGSTGSATKSGPILLTSHCGLYTRLAAMTGDSLFADLARTAAIAREEFLNPGTKIATYYWSQFDRGPGPFPHHAWWQLGWIVDYLLSEAECRSERLIAFPRGFVTPKVGPQRITGFAPGRIGKHEADLILRPGLVRTGCPDLDCLTALSTDGRRLYVVLLGSSAHANQGRITLDVTKLGWQGIGHIRALTPETERLSDTEATPCTIDGFGIKLWEITRK; encoded by the coding sequence ATGAAAAAAGCACTCTGCATACTCGCCCTCCTCGGTCCGCTGACCCTCTTCGGAAGCGGTCCGCGCATCGGCGATTCCCGGATCGGCATTTCATGGCAGAAAAGCAGCGAAGGCTGGAAGCCCCGGAAAATGGAGCTCCGCGACGGCGGGCAGACGTTTATCTGGGGTATTCCTGACGGCAGTTACACCGTGCTCTACACACCGGAAGCGCCGTCGAAGGAGGGAGAAATTGTCGTCAACCGGGGCGGCGACACGCTGTGCTTCGACATCGACCGTTTCCACTGCATCGCCCCGAGCTACCGCAAGGCAACCTCCTCCGTGCCGCTGAACCGTGCGGGCGAAGCCTTTCGGCTCGTGCCGGAGGAGATGCACCGAAACGGCGACACCCTCCGTTTCGAAGCCGCGGGCGAACCCGGACGGCTCACGGCCGAATGGTGGGCAGACGCGGCCCATCCGGGCGACCTGTGCGTCAGGACGACTTTCACCGCCGCGCGGGCGGGTTACTATTCGCTCTCGACCCCGGCAACGGCCACGCTCCCCGAGGAACAACTGGCATGGGGATGCGTTCCGGGATTCTTTCAGGGCGACGCTATCGAACCCGATTTTCACTTGGCCTATATGTATGGTCAGGGGCTGCCGCACCTGCCGGTGGTCTGCAACGAAAACACCGTGACCACAATGGCCTCGCTGCTGACCGACAGGCAGGGGCTCACGCTGGCCGTCATTCCGGAGCCGGGTTACGACCGAAAGCCCTACGAGAACGACCGGCGCACGCACGGAGAATGCTGGCGCACGGGACTTTCGCACATGACACGCGACGGACGGCTCTGCCCCACGGTCTGGCACCCGGTGCTCGGCGAAGAGGGTTCATGGCTCGAAGCAGGCGGCCAAACCCGTTTCGCATTCCGTTACACCCTGCGACGCGCCGACTGGTACGCGGTTTTCAAACATGCCGTTTACGACATCTACGGGCTGAAAGAGGAACTCGCCCTGCGACGTTCCCGGTTCTCGCTCACCGACCGGATCGAGGCGATCTACCGCTACGTCTGCGACGATTCGCTCTCGCTCTGGCGCACGGAGCGCTGCGAAGGCGTCGAGATCGGCGCGCAGGCCTATCTGGGCAGCGTCGTCGGTTCGGAGAAAGATGCCATGAAGAACGCCGACGCCGGTGCGGTGTGGATGCTTGCGGCGATGACCGGCGACAGTCTGCTCCGCTACGGACGCCTGCCCTACATCCGCAATTTCAAACTCATGCAGCAGGGCGGGCACGGCGACCGCAACCGCGGAGCGGCGCTCGGGCAGTATTACCTGTCGAAAAAGGGGATATTCGTCGAGGAGTGGGGCAGCCACATCGAACCGATCGGCATCACCTATTACACGCTCATCGACATCGGCAACATCCTGCTCTTCGAACCGCAGGACACACTGCTGCGCGAGAAACTGCGCGAAGGCGCCGATCTGCTGCTCTCGCTGCAACATCCGGACGGCAGTTTCGACGTGGCCTATGACAAACTCACGGGCAAGGCGCTCTTCACCGACCTCGAAGACCTGCGTCCCACGTTCTACGGACTGCTGGTCGCCCACCGCATCCTGGGCGAACGGAGATACCTCGATGCGGCGCTCCGCGGTGCCGACTGGTATGTCGCGCATGCCGTCGACCGGGGCCGGTTCCTCGGCGTTTGCGGCGATGCCCGTTTCATCAACGACTTCGCCACCGTGCAAAGCGCCCAAGCATTGCTCGAAACATACGAAGCGAGCGGGGATAAACGTTATTTCGATGCGGCCGTCCGCGCGGCACGCCTCTACGCCTGCTCCATTTACACCCACGCACGCTCGGAGGATGCTCCCGTCCGGCTGAAAGGCCGCGAACTGCGCGACTGGCAACTGAGTCAGACGGGACTTTGTTTCGAACACGGCGGAAGCACGGGATCAGCGACCAAGAGCGGTCCCATCCTGCTGACGAGCCACTGCGGACTCTATACCCGGTTGGCGGCGATGACCGGCGACAGTCTTTTCGCCGATCTGGCACGCACGGCAGCCATCGCCCGGGAGGAGTTCCTCAACCCCGGCACGAAGATCGCCACTTACTATTGGTCGCAGTTCGACCGCGGCCCGGGACCTTTCCCGCATCATGCCTGGTGGCAGCTGGGATGGATCGTCGACTACCTGCTCAGCGAAGCCGAATGCCGCAGCGAAAGGCTGATCGCCTTTCCCCGGGGGTTCGTGACTCCCAAGGTCGGGCCGCAGCGCATCACGGGGTTCGCCCCCGGACGCATCGGGAAACACGAAGCCGACCTGATCCTCCGCCCGGGGCTCGTCCGCACGGGGTGTCCCGACCTCGACTGCCTGACGGCGCTTTCGACCGACGGCCGGCGGCTCTATGTCGTCCTGCTGGGCAGTTCGGCCCACGCAAACCAAGGCCGGATCACACTCGACGTCACGAAACTCGGCTGGCAGGGTATCGGCCATATCCGCGCCCTGACACCGGAAACCGAACGGCTCTCGGACACGGAAGCGACACCCTGCACGATCGACGGATTCGGAATTAAACTATGGGAAATAACACGCAAATAA
- a CDS encoding sialate O-acetylesterase, with product MKPIRLLILTLLLSAAFGVQAQKLATAPYICDSMVLQRGMPLPLEGTATPGSTVEVSFAGHTVTAKADAQGMWRATLPALEASSRNRVMEVRCGDEALTIRDILVGEVWLAGGQSNMAFKVRGMEFNDRLALIRDADYSDVRCYYRANIVSGGKLLDTEDRPWSGAYGRSIYDWSAVAYLFARELHRELGVPVGIVNCSHGGSTAEAWISPEAFASDPALKAAVGKIYDGIGSHYKNPSVLYEKMLARFRGLTVRGVIWYQGESNGYFPEQYATLFPGLIADWRRFFGNDSLPFIFAQLPSYRVPGDKSGERWARLRQSQLNTARTVPHTALVVTADCGDTENIHPKNKYPVGMRFAAAAESLVYGSKEPGTLTLPGPATVEGRRVEIPVGGIRGDLALRGGESGFELRDTEGNWHEADLRIRDNTLELSSAEVPAPTGVRYAWGNVNTLTVYHKSGLPLPPFTFDTEPKTTAR from the coding sequence ATGAAACCGATCCGTCTTCTCATTCTGACCCTTCTGCTCTCCGCCGCCTTTGGCGTACAGGCCCAGAAACTCGCTACGGCGCCCTACATCTGCGACAGCATGGTGCTCCAGCGCGGCATGCCGCTCCCGCTGGAGGGTACGGCGACACCCGGAAGCACCGTCGAGGTCTCGTTCGCCGGGCACACCGTCACGGCCAAAGCCGATGCGCAGGGAATGTGGCGGGCGACGCTTCCGGCCTTGGAAGCCAGCAGCCGGAACCGGGTGATGGAGGTCCGCTGCGGCGACGAGGCACTGACGATCCGCGACATTCTGGTAGGCGAAGTATGGCTGGCCGGCGGCCAGTCGAACATGGCCTTCAAGGTCCGGGGCATGGAGTTCAACGACCGGCTCGCATTGATCCGCGACGCCGACTACTCCGACGTCCGCTGCTACTACCGGGCCAACATCGTCAGCGGCGGCAAGCTGCTCGACACCGAAGACCGTCCTTGGTCGGGAGCCTACGGACGCAGCATTTACGACTGGAGCGCCGTAGCTTACCTATTTGCCCGGGAACTGCACCGTGAACTGGGTGTTCCGGTGGGTATCGTCAACTGTTCGCACGGCGGCTCGACGGCCGAAGCATGGATCAGCCCCGAAGCGTTCGCATCCGATCCGGCGCTGAAGGCTGCCGTCGGGAAGATTTACGACGGGATCGGGAGCCATTACAAAAATCCCTCGGTACTCTACGAAAAAATGCTCGCCCGCTTCCGCGGCCTGACCGTGCGCGGGGTCATCTGGTATCAGGGCGAGAGCAACGGCTATTTTCCGGAGCAGTACGCCACCCTGTTCCCGGGGCTGATCGCCGACTGGCGCCGCTTCTTCGGCAACGACAGCCTGCCCTTCATTTTCGCCCAGCTCCCCTCCTACCGGGTTCCGGGCGACAAGAGCGGCGAACGCTGGGCCCGCCTTCGCCAGTCGCAGCTCAATACGGCTCGCACGGTTCCCCACACGGCGCTGGTCGTAACGGCCGACTGCGGCGATACGGAGAATATCCACCCCAAGAACAAATACCCCGTGGGAATGCGTTTCGCTGCCGCAGCCGAAAGCCTCGTCTACGGCAGCAAGGAGCCCGGAACCCTGACGCTGCCCGGCCCCGCCACGGTCGAAGGCCGCAGGGTCGAAATTCCTGTCGGCGGCATCCGCGGCGATCTCGCCCTGCGCGGCGGGGAGTCCGGATTCGAGCTGCGCGATACGGAGGGGAACTGGCATGAGGCCGACCTGCGCATCCGGGACAATACGCTGGAACTATCCTCCGCAGAAGTACCGGCCCCGACCGGGGTGCGCTACGCTTGGGGCAACGTCAACACCCTCACGGTTTACCACAAGAGCGGCCTTCCGCTGCCGCCCTTCACCTTCGATACGGAACCTAAAACCACAGCACGATGA
- a CDS encoding glycoside hydrolase family 2 has protein sequence MKRLLTLLTLCCCFPAVAAETPLGGRWSFRTDPLNAGLREAWYAPAYDRSGWDETEVPGCWNTRLEYADYTGAAWYATTFVLPQKPAEYDILLDFEAIYADADVWLNGEHLGSHDFGFTAFGFDITGRIEPGAVNRLVVRAENSFKLGATWNWGGIRRPVTLRTVPRERIEGLFVSAEPDLPKGSAEIGIKVLLNGSKQGVVKVSVTDPEGRIVARGETRAAGHGEVLIPLRIRKARLWDFDHPHLYTATATYGDGTPVTERFGIRKIEIDGYRLLLNGESVRLNGANWVPYDPFHGNTLPPEIYRRDIDRMKSCGVNMARLSHLALPKEVLNYLDEKGMLIFEEIPLWNKNHYVEADHPVPMRWLSELITQRYNHPCIIGWSAGNEIGRLSDNPDIAGYLTSAFRRIRSLDSTRLAVYVTHTAAKQYDEPVLLSDMILFNQYGAHGERADEVHRRYPGKPIFYSEYGSKANNEDPNNRLSDYAAMVASMRGREHLIGASVWTFNDYRTNYRDSGTAATGNRPWGVVDVYGTKKRGFRELQRQNSPLAAFGLTLTAAGADIALTPRGRLDLPAFRMEGYTVRLSALGINGDTLQRAVQPLPVIRPGDKPFSLQLPLPTAGAARISAELVTPTGYAVHDAVQSLAAPAVPTVTRTESGQEIIRIWFDRGFTADEWYVRYGTDRPEHRSDPTIDGFIELPKLEYGKEYQIRLVAVNDAGETPAAETVRVRTRAAELPPVIRHLTQEGGNIQIGYACDFGDFCYEFEYGLAPDKLDRHILTTVTGACNLPVVEPGAQHYLRIRKRLRYGYASDWSPVYPVNTLQR, from the coding sequence ATGAAACGACTGCTCACACTGCTTACGCTCTGCTGCTGCTTTCCGGCCGTAGCTGCGGAAACGCCGCTCGGCGGAAGATGGAGCTTCCGCACCGACCCGCTGAACGCAGGTCTCCGGGAGGCATGGTACGCACCCGCATACGACCGCAGCGGATGGGACGAAACAGAGGTCCCGGGATGCTGGAACACCCGCCTCGAATACGCCGACTATACGGGTGCGGCATGGTACGCCACGACCTTCGTCCTGCCGCAGAAGCCCGCGGAATACGACATCCTGCTCGATTTCGAAGCCATTTACGCCGATGCCGACGTCTGGCTGAACGGCGAGCATCTGGGCAGCCACGATTTCGGATTCACCGCCTTCGGGTTCGACATCACCGGCCGTATCGAGCCGGGCGCCGTGAACCGGCTCGTCGTCCGCGCTGAAAACAGCTTCAAGCTGGGCGCTACATGGAACTGGGGCGGCATCCGTCGTCCGGTCACCCTGCGCACGGTGCCCCGCGAACGCATCGAGGGGCTGTTCGTCAGCGCGGAGCCCGACCTTCCAAAAGGCAGCGCCGAGATAGGCATAAAAGTCCTCCTCAACGGCTCGAAGCAAGGTGTCGTCAAGGTTTCGGTGACCGATCCCGAAGGCCGTATCGTGGCCCGGGGTGAGACCCGTGCCGCCGGACACGGCGAGGTACTCATCCCGCTCCGCATCCGCAAGGCCCGGCTGTGGGATTTCGACCACCCGCATCTCTACACAGCCACGGCAACCTATGGCGACGGAACGCCCGTCACCGAACGTTTCGGCATCCGCAAAATCGAGATCGACGGCTACCGCCTGCTGCTCAACGGCGAGAGCGTGCGGCTGAACGGCGCGAACTGGGTTCCCTACGACCCGTTCCACGGCAACACGCTGCCGCCCGAAATCTACCGCCGCGACATCGACCGGATGAAGAGCTGCGGCGTCAACATGGCACGGCTGAGCCATCTGGCCCTGCCCAAAGAGGTGCTGAACTACCTCGACGAAAAGGGAATGCTCATCTTCGAGGAGATCCCGCTCTGGAACAAGAACCACTACGTCGAAGCCGACCATCCCGTGCCGATGCGCTGGCTCTCGGAACTTATCACACAGCGTTACAACCATCCCTGCATCATCGGATGGAGCGCGGGCAACGAGATCGGCCGCCTGAGCGACAACCCCGACATCGCGGGTTACCTCACCTCGGCCTTCCGCCGCATCCGTTCGCTCGACTCCACACGTCTGGCGGTCTACGTCACGCACACGGCGGCCAAGCAATACGACGAACCGGTGCTGTTGTCGGACATGATCCTCTTCAACCAATACGGCGCCCACGGCGAACGGGCCGACGAGGTGCACCGCCGCTATCCGGGCAAACCGATCTTCTACAGCGAGTACGGCTCCAAGGCCAACAACGAAGACCCGAACAACCGCCTCTCGGATTATGCCGCGATGGTCGCCTCGATGCGGGGCCGCGAACACCTGATCGGCGCCTCGGTCTGGACCTTCAACGACTACCGCACCAACTACCGCGACAGCGGCACGGCGGCCACGGGCAACCGGCCTTGGGGCGTGGTGGACGTCTACGGCACCAAAAAACGGGGTTTCCGCGAGCTCCAGCGCCAGAACTCCCCGCTCGCCGCGTTCGGCCTGACGCTCACCGCCGCCGGCGCCGACATCGCCCTGACTCCGCGCGGGCGGCTCGACCTGCCGGCTTTCCGGATGGAGGGGTATACCGTGCGCCTCAGTGCCCTCGGCATCAACGGCGACACGCTGCAACGCGCCGTGCAGCCGCTGCCCGTCATCCGTCCCGGCGACAAACCGTTCAGCCTGCAACTGCCCCTCCCGACCGCCGGGGCTGCAAGAATCAGCGCCGAACTCGTCACCCCGACGGGCTACGCCGTACACGACGCCGTACAGAGCCTCGCAGCACCCGCCGTTCCGACCGTCACACGGACCGAAAGCGGGCAGGAGATCATCCGTATCTGGTTCGACCGCGGCTTCACGGCCGACGAATGGTATGTCCGCTACGGCACCGACCGGCCCGAACACCGGAGCGATCCGACCATCGACGGATTCATCGAACTTCCGAAACTGGAATACGGCAAAGAATATCAGATCCGGCTGGTCGCCGTGAACGACGCCGGGGAGACTCCTGCCGCCGAAACCGTCCGGGTCCGGACCCGTGCCGCCGAGCTGCCGCCCGTCATCCGCCACCTGACTCAGGAGGGCGGGAATATCCAGATCGGGTATGCCTGCGATTTCGGGGACTTCTGCTACGAATTCGAATACGGCCTCGCCCCCGACAAGCTCGACCGGCACATCCTGACCACCGTAACGGGCGCCTGCAACCTGCCCGTCGTCGAACCGGGCGCACAGCACTACCTGCGCATCCGCAAACGGCTTCGTTACGGCTATGCCAGCGACTGGAGCCCCGTATATCCCGTTAACACCCTGCAACGATGA